The Skermanella rosea genomic sequence ACAGAAGATTTCGTTGGAAATGATACTTTTGCATCTGTTGCTTGCAAAGAGGTTTTTACTCGGCTAGCATAGACCGACGGTCTGTTTTTCCGGCTGTATTTTCATTCCCGACATCACTTAAGATATTGGCGATCACGCGGAAAGGTCGCGAGGGCCTGGTTACTCCACCGATATCTTCGCGGGCGGGGAGACGAAATCACCGAACCGGCAGGTGGTCCCATCGGAGCGGACGGGAGCCGGGGTACACAGAATCCGGATCATACAGAAGAAGGTGGACGTCATGCGGGTCTGGGTCGCGAGGATGTTGAAGCGGACCGCCGCTGTGCTGGCCATCGTCGCCGTGACGTTGCTTGGCATCCGCGCATACGATTCCCAGCGGGGTCAACCGCTTGAATCCTGGCACAAGTACGTTCCCGAGGAATTGACCGCCGATGAACTCGAAGACGGCAGCTGGGCCGATTACCTGAAGGCCGAGGGGGCTCTCTTCGACAGGGTCCGGGAAGAAGTGACGCGGAAGCTGCCCCCGGAAGACCGTATCCCGGTCAACCGGTATTTCGACGGCAGCCCGATCCATCCGGGACGGTTTCCCCAGGACTGGAACCGTTCATATACGCTCGAACCCCAAGGCCCTCTCCGCGGCGCGGTCGTCTTCCTCCATGGCTTGACCGACTCGCCCTACAGCCTGCGCCACATCGCCCGGCGGTACAGCGAGCACGGCTTTGCCGCGATAGCCATCAGGCTGCCCGGGCACGGCACCGTCCCGGCCGGCCTGACCGACATCGATTGGGAGGATTGGCTGGCGGCAACCCGGTTGACGGTCAGGGAAGCCCAGCGCCGGATAGGTCCGGGGCTGCCGTTACACCTGGTCGGATTTTCGAACGGCGGCGCGCTGGCGATGATGTATGCGCTCGACGCCCTGGACGACGATCGGCTGATGCGGCCCGACCGGATCGTGCTGATTTCGCCGATGATCGGGATCACCGCATTCGCGCGCTTCGCCGGACTGGCCGGACTGCCGGCGATCTTCCCGGCCTTCGCGAAGGCCGCCTGGCTCAGCGTCCTGCCGGAATTCAATCCCTTCAAGTACAATTCGTTCCCGATCAACGGGGCGCGCCAGTCGCATCTGCTGACGGAGGCGCTTCAACGGAAGATCGCGGCCCGGGCATCGGAGGGCCGCTTGGCTGAACTGGCCCCTGTCATCACTTTCCAGTCGGTGATGGATTTCACGGTCAGCACGCGCGCGATCGTGTCCGCGTTGTATGCCCATCTGCCCGCCAACGGCAGTGAACTCGTGCTGTTCGACGTGAACCGCAACACCAAGTTCGGTCCGCTCCTGAGTTCCGCCTCCGATACCATGCTGACCCGGATCCTGCCCGGACCGCCCCGGCGGTTCCGGACCACGATCATCACCAACGCCAGCCCCGACACCGCCGACGTGGTCGAACGGGTCATGGAGGCGGGGACCGACACCGAGCTGATACGCGATCTGGGATTGTCCTATCCGATCGACGTCTACTCGCTTTCGCATGTCGCCCTTCCGTTCCCGACCAGCGACCCCCTTTACGGGTTGCACCCCGACCCCGCGGAGGATTTCGGCATCAACCTGGGCGCCCTGGCCGCCCGCGGGGAGCGCGGCGCCCTGATCGTCAGCATGGATTCCTTGCTTCGCATGTCGTCCAATCCGTTCTTCGGCTACCTCATGGGGCGGATCGAGGAAAAGCTCGCGCCGGCCCCGCAGCTGAATGCCGGCGACGACCATTGACCGGTGCCCTGCATCGCCGGCATCCGGTCGGGTTGCTCCACGTTCAGCCCACCAGATCGATGACACCGAGGATCGTGTCGGGTGCCGTTCCGTAGCGGATCAGCGGGATATCGACAGATTCGAAGCGGATATGCTCGCGGTTCTTGTACAGCAGCCGCCCCGAGCAGCGCCAAGCCTGGCCCCCGGCGAGCACGCGGCTGAAGTAATCGTGCAGATGCTCGCTGATCGCGCCCGGGGTCTCGGGCGCGATCACCTGGCCGGTCATGTTCTGGCCGATGATCTGGATCGCCCGCTCGCCGTAGAGACGGAACTGGAAGCAGCCGTCCAGCGCGCGCACCACATAGATGTTGGGGATCAGCGGCGCCTGCTTCGTGACGTCGAAGGACGACCAGTTCGGAACCCCGTCCCGGCCGGCCTCGGACCACCACTGCCACAGCTTCTCCGTCAGGCGGCTCTGGAAGTTGCGGCGCCGAATAGCGGCTTCATCAATGGGCTCCTCGACGATTCCGGGTTCACTCTGCTCGCATTCGTTCGGGTGGGCTGAATACATCTTCATCCGAGACGGGCCGTTCGACACCGGGCGATCCTAACATGACCGAATCATTTTTAGCGTCGGAGGATTGCGCAGCCGTTAATTTATTCACCGATACCCCCGATCGGAGCCGATTATTGGAGCGGCGACGGCCTTCGCTCCGCTCTGGGGGACCGGATGATCCGAATCCTACTCCCGCGCCGCCACGATCGTCCGGCCGTCGGCGTCGTGGACGACGAGCGTTCCGTCGTCCGGCATCTCGTGCCGCGCCGCCGCTTCCAGGATCCTCAGGAACGCGGTTTCGCGGTCGAGCAAGCCCGGCGGACAGGCCCGCCGGGTCGCGGCGACCGGTCCGATCGACAGACCCTCGCCCGTGACGGAGTAGGCCGCATGGTATGCGTTGCAGCCCGTCGTACCGGACACCCGGCCATCGAGCGCGAAGGCCAGCGTGGGCGGGGGGCCGCCGGCGTCGGAGGAACCGGGGATGGCCGAACCGGCGACCTCCCGGACGGTCCAGGGGCGGCCCTGCAGCAGCGCCGCCGGATCTCCCCCGCAGCCCGTCAGGTCCCGCCCATCGATCGTGACGGCCACATGGTCCGGGTAGGGCATGCCGGTCATGGTGTCCCGGCAGGTCCGCCTGTCTATCGCGACGCGCAGCCGGTGCGCTTGGGTGGCCGCGTCATAGCGGCGGCCGCCTGGAACCGTCTCCTCCGCCGGGCGCGGGACGACGATCCGCGCCGCGCCGTAATCCGTCACCAGCGTCATCCGGTCCGGGGCGATCTCCAGCGACCAGCCCGGCTCGTTGCCGCGCGCCCCATAGGCGGCGTCGGCGGCTGCCGGGCAGGTTCCGGACAGCACGGCCGCGGCGACGGCCGGCAGAAGAAGGACTCTCGGCATCATGGAA encodes the following:
- a CDS encoding alpha/beta hydrolase, which translates into the protein MRVWVARMLKRTAAVLAIVAVTLLGIRAYDSQRGQPLESWHKYVPEELTADELEDGSWADYLKAEGALFDRVREEVTRKLPPEDRIPVNRYFDGSPIHPGRFPQDWNRSYTLEPQGPLRGAVVFLHGLTDSPYSLRHIARRYSEHGFAAIAIRLPGHGTVPAGLTDIDWEDWLAATRLTVREAQRRIGPGLPLHLVGFSNGGALAMMYALDALDDDRLMRPDRIVLISPMIGITAFARFAGLAGLPAIFPAFAKAAWLSVLPEFNPFKYNSFPINGARQSHLLTEALQRKIAARASEGRLAELAPVITFQSVMDFTVSTRAIVSALYAHLPANGSELVLFDVNRNTKFGPLLSSASDTMLTRILPGPPRRFRTTIITNASPDTADVVERVMEAGTDTELIRDLGLSYPIDVYSLSHVALPFPTSDPLYGLHPDPAEDFGINLGALAARGERGALIVSMDSLLRMSSNPFFGYLMGRIEEKLAPAPQLNAGDDH
- a CDS encoding PAS domain-containing protein, coding for MYSAHPNECEQSEPGIVEEPIDEAAIRRRNFQSRLTEKLWQWWSEAGRDGVPNWSSFDVTKQAPLIPNIYVVRALDGCFQFRLYGERAIQIIGQNMTGQVIAPETPGAISEHLHDYFSRVLAGGQAWRCSGRLLYKNREHIRFESVDIPLIRYGTAPDTILGVIDLVG
- a CDS encoding META domain-containing protein gives rise to the protein MMPRVLLLPAVAAAVLSGTCPAAADAAYGARGNEPGWSLEIAPDRMTLVTDYGAARIVVPRPAEETVPGGRRYDAATQAHRLRVAIDRRTCRDTMTGMPYPDHVAVTIDGRDLTGCGGDPAALLQGRPWTVREVAGSAIPGSSDAGGPPPTLAFALDGRVSGTTGCNAYHAAYSVTGEGLSIGPVAATRRACPPGLLDRETAFLRILEAAARHEMPDDGTLVVHDADGRTIVAARE